The stretch of DNA AAGTAATGCATAAAAATAAGTACATGAGAAGCTGTCAGGAAACAACTTGGCAATCTTCCTTATAGTGTTTCAAACAGTACTGCGACAACAGAAACCaaatttttttctaaaaaaaggagaaaaacgGAACACTAATATGGCAAGAGAAAATGTGTTTATGTTTAGAGCTTGATATAATGTAGGAGGCCGACATTATTACAGCTGACTCATATCATATCTGTTTTATCAGCATAAAAGTAAAAtctttgagactttaaaatggtAGTGCCTGTTGTATATCAGTTTCGCTAATAATTGCTTCTACTTTATATGCAGTGTTTGATTGCTGTTTCACCACTGATGTTTGGGAGGAAGAAAATTACAAAGGCTATGTAGGAGGTGTGATTAGTCAACTTCGGGATCATTACCCTGACGTTTCAATATTGGTTTTTAATTTTCGTGAAGGGGAATCACAGAGCCCAATGGCAAATATTCTGTCTGAGTATGATCTGACAATAATGGACTACCCTCGGCACTATGAGGGTTGTCCCTTGCTTTCAATGGAGGTGATACACCATTTTCTAAGATCCAGTGAAAGTTGGCTCTCACTTGGGCAGCAAAACGTGCTTTTAATGCATTGTGAACGGGGTGGTTGGCCAGTTTTGGCATTTATGTTGGCTGCATTATTGATATACAGGAAACATTACACTGGAGAGCAGAAGACTTTAGACATGATTTATAAGCAGGCTCCTCGTGAGCTTTTGTACTTGCTGCAGCCACTGAATCCAATTCCTTCTCAGCTAAGATACCTACAGTATGTAGCGAGGAGGAATGTGAACATGCAGTGGCCTCCATTGGATAGAGCACTCACTTTGGATTGCATCATTATTAGGGCGATACCTAATTTTGATGGCGAGGGTGGTTGCCGGCCTATATTTCGTATCTATGGACAGGATCCATTTCTAGTTTCTGatcgatcgccaaaaattttgtTCTCAACTCCaaagaaaaataaagttgtcCGTCACTACAAGCAGGTAATATAGTTTATCCTATACTAAAAACATATGTTACTCACTAAGGGTTTCTGCTAACTTTGAGGAAGGGTATCTTTATTCTGTTTTGTTGATTAAACATGCTTGTTTCTAGGAATATAGACCTTGTCAACTTCATCTAAAGTTGAAAAAAACACGTGTAAATAATATGAAAATGAAGCAAGGAACATATGGGGAACTTATCTCTGATATTACAACTTATGGTCTATCAATGAGATCaatatgtttgatttggagcGGATCAGCTATCTAATATTTGTTTTTCCACAGCTTCACATCTTCCCGGAGGAGCAATTCTTCTTACGGTTTTTCCTGAGATGTTTGATTTATAGAGAATTGGACTATTTAACAAGTTGTTCTAATGAGGCTTCTGACATTTTGTTCGACCTGCATTCTTCTTATGGTTTTGCTCAAGTAGAATCCAGTTGAATTAGGTTGTACTTGGCCATGTTTATATGCACATGCTCGAAAATGCATGTACAACTTATATCTGGGCTTTCTCCCTCTCCCCCTCTTTCCCATTCTTGTTGTGCGTAACTTCTTACTTAGGACACAGCTGACTATCAATCTGACATCTTTATAATGTCATTTCAGGCAGAATGTGAATTAGTTAAGATTGATATCAATTGCCATATTCAAGGAGATGTTGTATTGGAATGTATTTGCTTGCACGATGACCTGGAGCGGGAACAGATGATGTTTAGGACCATGTTTAATACAGCTTTTGTTAGGTCAAACATCTTGATACTTAATCGTGATGAACTTGATACTTTATGGGATGCTAAAGATCAATTTCCAAAAGACTTCAGAGCAGAGGTATCATTGTTCGTATAAAATGCATGTTTTTGTTTTGTTGATACTCTCCAGCTAGAAGCATATTGTAATTTTATGAAAGTTGTGCTCTGGATGTAGATTCTTTTCTCAGAGATGGACACTGCTGCTTCTGTTCTTCCTGCAGATTTGTCCTGTTTTGAGGAGAAGGATGGCCTACCAGTGGAGGCATTTGCCAAAGTTCAGGAGATCTTTAACAGTGTAGATTGGGTAAGTCCGAAGGGAGCTGCTGCTCGTAATGTTATCCAACAAATAACCACATCAGGTCTGATCCAGGAAAA from Nicotiana tomentosiformis chromosome 11, ASM39032v3, whole genome shotgun sequence encodes:
- the LOC104090665 gene encoding formin-like protein 18 isoform X3 is translated as MALLRKLFYRKPPDGLLEICERVYVFDCCFTTDVWEEENYKGYVGGVISQLRDHYPDVSILVFNFREGESQSPMANILSEYDLTIMDYPRHYEGCPLLSMEVIHHFLRSSESWLSLGQQNVLLMHCERGGWPVLAFMLAALLIYRKHYTGEQKTLDMIYKQAPRELLYLLQPLNPIPSQLRYLQYVARRNVNMQWPPLDRALTLDCIIIRAIPNFDGEGGCRPIFRIYGQDPFLVSDRSPKILFSTPKKNKVVRHYKQAECELVKIDINCHIQGDVVLECICLHDDLEREQMMFRTMFNTAFVRSNILILNRDELDTLWDAKDQFPKDFRAEICPVLRRRMAYQWRHLPKFRRSLTV